DNA sequence from the Phoenix dactylifera cultivar Barhee BC4 chromosome 13, palm_55x_up_171113_PBpolish2nd_filt_p, whole genome shotgun sequence genome:
TTTCGCACTCATCGGTACGATATGCGTGGCCCTCTGGATCACCGTCCATCCTCGTAACGTTTCCCATCCTGGCAAGCTAAACCTTGGGCAGTGCCGTGAACACTGGGACATAAAGATAAAGATAGATAAGGACGCAAATTAAGTCTACAGCTCACCCGTGCCGTGACGCCCGCCGGCCTAACACGCAAGGAACTGGGACCATCTCCGAATTGACCCAAACAACGCCATGAAGTTACTTCTACGGCTTTGTGCCTAGAGGAACCGGATTCCCTTGACGTAGCATCTGAGGCCAGCTCCCGTATCGCCATCCTTGGAGCCACTCGCGGGCCAGATTTCTCTAGATCTGAGCCGTAGATCGGTCGACCTTATCCCGTATCAGGTCATCAATGGCTCTGATCAAAGGACCACGGGTAGCAACTGATGGATGAAGTGCATCGCAGGCGAGTGCATTAGTGCATCGATTAGACTGCGAATTGGCTCCTATCGTTGACTCCGGTTTGGCGAATTTTGCCTCCTTGGGTCGCACCAGATCGCTCTCGCCCCGCTAACCACCAACCAGGATTCCGGACGAATGCTTCAaagacagatatttttacaatatAGTCTGCTTATTGTTACGATATCATTTTCCtagttattttttcttcttaactTTCAGTTTGAGTAAACATCACCCATCCATCCCCTTGTGTAAGGGACTATCACGTGCCTTTATTTTCTTCCAAAATAGTCTTTGCTGAGAGGATCGTGTTCTCATCGGTTGACCTTTTTCTGCAGGTGTATATTAAAAAAGATACAgcaacacctttttttttttattactttccACGAAAAAAATTATaccttaaaatttttaatttttacaattaaattacaaattttaatttttagttggaATTTAATGGTATATATAAATTAACTATTTATCCTTAGAAGTTATCCAAAGAATAGAatcaaatttagaaaaattaattatttcattcCACCGATACTTCTCTAAAGCAAATTACCAATTTCATATACATCATTGGCGATGTTAAAGCTTGGATGGATGGTTCGTccatattattattaaaaattaaattttgaattttgttaaaaaaattaagaaattttaGGATGTAAGTATTTTTCAGAGAAGCTGAAGGGCTGttcatttcttttaaaaaaaagaaagcgagGGAGAGAGAATAAGGccaagaaaggaagagagagagagaagatgacGACTCGAAGGCATCTCGCTGTAACTGCTGCCTTAAAGGTGCTCGAAGAAATTTCTCAAATACCCATCCTGCACCTCCTTGTTCCTAAGAAttccaccaagatccttttcttacCTGCCCATAGGAAGGGTAGGTCGGAGAGCTCCAGGCCATGGACAATCTCTTTTCTCTCTATTCAGACTAACCGAACGCCAAGGCCATGTACATCATCATGCCAGCTTCCCACTTATCCAGCCACACAGAGATATAGTCGCATTTTGGATCGATGTTTGGCGGAGCAGTCATGGGGGAGTGGCCGATCGAGAGCAAGTACCAGCTTCTGGTAGAGGGGTTCGAGCAGTGCGAGCCACTGGAGCTCGAGGACGACAACGACATTGCACCCCTGGACCATCAACTCGCCTCGATGGCCCCAAGAGGCTCCGAGCTGGTTGGCCTTGAAGATCTAAGGCAAGGCTTATTGGGTCTCGTGGGGGTGGTAGGCAATGGATGCGAGAATGGCGCCCAAACAGGTAGCGCGGCGAGCTGCATGGGCTTTGCTTGGTTTCAGTCGGGAGCGAGCTTCTCGAGCTCGACTTGCTTGCTCTTGCAGCGAGCTCCACAGCCAGCTAGGAGAAGGCAATGGTTGCGGCTCCGATGAGGCAGAGGAATCCACACGGTACACTGACGCGCGGGGCGACGTGATTGATTTAATAAGGGACGAAGTTGAAGAGGACCTAGTCCAAGGGAGGAGGAGTAGTGCGGCAAGGGCTAATGGCGTTGTTCTCGTCTCCTGAGAGCCCCCAATCCCCCGTTTTCTCAAAATAAACTTCGACCGCGGCACTTACGTGGATAGTTGCTGCAGTGTTGGTTGTCATCCATGATCAGCAGGCTAAATTAGTGGCGGCCGAGGATAGACACGTCTTCAACCAGTCTATTGACAACACTGAATTGAGAGTAGCATAGATAGAAATTTTCTCTGTAAGTTAGGTATTGAGGGCAGATCGCATCATCATCGAAGAGGATTCTGCCATGGTGATTCAGGAGATCCAGAAGACTGGGGGCACTGATGGGAGCATGAGGTTGATCTACGATATTCACCGTCTGCTAGGCGAATGCATCTCCTACTGAGCCTCACATATCTATAGAGAGGCCAACAGTGAAGCAGATTGAGTGGCTTCCTATACGGCTTATCATTTAGAAGATTTTATCTAAATAGACCAGACTTCTATTCCGTCTGCCCTATAGTCTGTCTTATTTTCTAACTTATTAGATGATACACCCGTTATGTATGAGCTACCgatatacccaaaaaaaaaaaaaaaactctccttCCTCGCGCGAACCCACCGCTGGATCACGCAATGGTTGCTTTCCAGCCATATGCAGGCAAATGAAAAAATTTGGAGTGCTTTTAGATATGTGCTAGTTGAGATCCAATGGTTCATATCGCGAAAGAACATCGATGGGCTCTTTTGAGCCCAAGATACAACCCGACCTTGGGCCCCGTAGGAGCAGCCTTGTCCTCTCGAATGGCTGTCCTCCGGCCTAGCATGGAGGTCATCTTCCAGAAGAATATGCTGACTTTGTGACCTGAAAAAATAAGGTGGCAAGGACCAATACGTTTCTTATCAGGAAAGGATACAACCTTCCCGGGATGAGTCATCGTGTAGAGGATCGGCTGCAAATCACTGCCGTCAGATGGAAGAAAATATAGCATGGCATAATGTACTGCATCCTGAATGACCGACTCTTACAGCAtcttatatgtttttgatgCATATGGTGCATGTGCGGAATCAAATACATATTTTAGAAGAAAACAAGTTTGTTTTCCCGAAAAGATCAAGAAACAAAATCAAGTGGCTTAGAGGAGGTTCCATAATCAAGAACgcctaccaaaaagaaaataggaAGTCAACAATGGAACAATTACATTAGACGCATCTGTCTGCTGTAATAATCTTTCTTttgcaacaacaacaaaaacagttttaaataaaaatgcaaaataaataaaGGTTTATAAAACCAATGCTATATAGTTGAGAAAAGGTTTAATAGCGATCATTATggttatttttctgtttattttttttaaatttcttctCATCAATTAAAGACTATAATACGAAGACCTTTCTAATTACACTTACTGTGAAAGCACTTTCTACTCCCTCTTGCTATAACAATCTCAGAAAAGAGTTTCCAGAGGAGCCGAGCAATTCATGGAACACCACTATAATATTACTCTTTCGCCATGTTGGATAAAGACAAGGGATTGATGCTTTTTAAGCATATTTTAAAGAGAAAAAGCTCAGCAAGCGTAAGAGGGTTCTAATACTAATCTTGCTTTCAAAGTTAAATAAAATATTCGTATCTATTATAAATTACTTGAGACAAGACAAGGATAGATGGAAACCTTATATAAGGTCGATGAGGTTTAAACCTCAAATCTCCTTCAAGGATAAGTATTTATGAAAAAGGTGCTAACTAACAGAGTTAACAATCGTTAGCGGTTTTGTTTCTTTATTACTAAATTTTATGTAGTTTCTCTAGATTTTTACGAGCAACTTAAACGCAGCCGGACAAAGTCAGACGACAGGAATGTCATAAAACAAAAGGCCCGGGCAGTCTAAGTCTTTTTATCACGAAGATAATAAAATCGTCGTGGAGACACGCGGCCCCGGCTCCTCCGGTCTCGTCTTGTGAAGGGCTCAGCCGCCTTCGGTCAAGTCAAACCCACAAGCTTTGACTGCCCTCCACGGTCAAACACTCCGCGCGCACACCCCTTCTCAGTAGATGCCTCACATCCTCCTCCACCAGCCCGTCCAATACGTAGAGCCCTCTCCCTTGCCTCccctttcctctcttcttccctcaTAAGCCCATGCATACATAGTAACACTTTCTTTAAATCAACCCCTCCCCACCCTTTCTCAACTTCTTTAAACTCCTTTGCCTTCCCCTCTTGCTCTCCCTTAGTCtgatcttttctctctctccttatgGATTCTTCCACAGGGAGTTTAGAGACCTCAGCCAATTCTCACCTGACCTCGACCTCTTTGTCCTTCTCCTCCCCGTTTCCAACCTCCTTCACTGAGCTCCTCGCTGGAGTCGGCGATGATAACAGCGTGGACCGCCCGAGAAAACCGGCGAGCGAGGGGCTTTCAGATCTGGCAGGTCAGGGCAGGGGAGGTATACCCAAGTTCAAGTCTATACCTCCTCCCTCATTGCCCATCTCCCCTCCTCctatctctccctcttcctaCTTTGCCATCCCGAATGGTCTAAGCCCTGCTGAGCTCCTGGATTCTCCagtcctcctctcttcttacgtaagtataaattaattaattttaagaACCTAGCGCTTTCTTTTATCATATAGTTTGGAAGTTTTCTGCTTGATATCAGATGGGTCAGCTGTTGTCTTCTATTCTTCAGCCTCGATGTAATCATAGTGATTAAGTTGGTAGCTTTTGATACCAATAATGGTTCGGGTTTCATAAAGATGGATCTCGGGGTGctgttttgttattttatttcatgtttGGATAAAGATGGAGCAAAAGAAGATGTTTCTTCTCATCTGTTTGAGATCTTTCAGGGTTCTTTTTGCCTTCTCTTTTTTTAGCTGATGGATCTTTATAAGTGGATCCAATATTTTTTCTGTAGCTGTATACTGTCCAATTTCCTTCTATAGTTGGATATGAGCTCCTCCGTTGTGCTGACCAGTTCATTTGGTTGGGGACAGATCTTTCCATCTCCAACCACTGGGACTTTTCCTTCACAGGCTTTCAATTGGAGGTCCACCTCTGGTAATCCTCAACAGGGCGTCAAGGAGGAAGACAGGGCCTACTCTGATTTCTCTTTCCAGCCCCACACAAAGCCTATGATCTCCCAATTAGCATCCTTCCAGCCTTCTTCAGCTGCAGTCTCTACGGTACTTGTTCTGATTTCTCCATACCAAAATTCTCAATTTATTCATGATTAGTTGCACACAatgcttcaaaaattctgaacttCTTAAGTGATTTCCATATCTAATTCCCTATGTTTGTGTTATTAATGATGTCTTGGTTTTTAACGTTACAGGAAGAGGCCTTCAAAGGACTTCAACCATGGAGTTACCATGAGATCGGCAACAATAATTCCGAACTAGCTTCACAAAAGACCAACATCAGCGCTGTGGACATGGCACCAATCCGAACTAGTTCTTCAGAGATTCCAACTCTGCAGGCCAATTCACAAAGCAACAACAACGGTGGGTACCAACCGGATTACAACCATTCCAACCAAGCTGCTCAGACCCTGAGAGAGCAGAGAAAGTCAGATGATGGCTACAATTGGAGGAAGTATGGGCAGAAACAGGTGAAAGGAAGCGAGAATCCACGGAGCTACTACAAGTGCACCTACCCGAATTGCCCAACAAAGAAGAAGGTGGAGAAGAACTTCGACGGGCAGATCACTGAGATTGTGTACAAGGGAACCCACAACCACCCAAAGCCTCCACCCAATAGAAGAAACTCTGCCTCTTCTCAGGCAATTCAGGGTTGTCTCCCTTCTGAAGCATCCGATCATTCGTTCGGTGGGCGATCGGGCACCGTGATCGACTCCGTCATGACGCCCGACAATTCCTCAGCTTCCTTTGGTGAGGACGATGCTGATATGAGCTCTCAGAGGAGCAACCCCGGGGGTGTTGACTTTGATGAAGACGAACCTGATGCCAAGCGTTGGTAAGCTTCTCCATGCGAATTACTCTGATGGTAAAGTCACTTGAAGTCTTGTAAATTTGAATCGAAATTAATCAGTCCTCTTTATTCTTTCCAGGAAGAAAGAAGGTGAGAATGAAGGGACATCAGCTTCAGGAAATAGAACAGTGAGGGAACCCAGGGTGGTGGTTCAGACCACAAGTGATATCGATATCCTCGATGACGGGTATCGGTGGAGAAAATATGGGCAGAAGGTGGTGAAGGGCAATCCAAatccaaggtgaggaagcaCTTAGAATCTAGCTATTAGCATGCGAAATGTTTGGCGCAAACTAGCCCCTGTGGCCACCGTGCAAGCTAGTCAAATCTTCAGATTCGTATGAAGTTTTACCTAAGCTGGTTCTGTTTTCTTATCATTTAAATGCCTCTGTTACGATCAACAGGAGCTACTACAAATGCACGACTGTGGGTTGCCCGGTGAGGAAACACGTGGAGAGGGCATCGAATGATCCAAGGGCGGTCATCACAACGTACGAGGGCAAGCACAACCATGATGTTCCTGCAGCTCGGGGAAGTGGGGGGCACGCAATGAACAGGCCATTAACAGATACCAACAGCAGCATCAGCATGGCAATAAGGCCTTCAGCCATAGCCAACCATGCAAACCACGGCACTGCTAACTCTCTCTTCGGGGGACGGCTCCATGCATCGGAAAGCCAGGCTCCATTTACACTAGAGATGCTGCAGTCCCCGCCGAGCTTCTTTTGCTCTGGATATGAGAATTCGATGAATTCCTTCATGAATCAGCCGCAGCATCAGCAGCAGAGACACATGGAGAGAATGCTCCCTAAAACTAAAGAAGAACCAAGAGAGGACTTGTTCCTGGAGTCACTGCTGTTCTGAAAAGGATCGGTTTCTGGTGATTCGAATAATGCTGTATATCGCATGGTTGGTGTAAATTTCCAGTGATATAGTGAAAGTTTCATTTGTTCATTTGTTTGAGGCCCTTTTGCACTAGAGACCGGGCCTCTGATACTCTTGTAACATTTCTGTATCACTATTTTCTAAAACAGAAGGAAGGAGACCACGAGCAATTTGAATATGTTATATGGGGTCCATCCTATTTAAATTGTCCCCGTAAAGGAGATCTAAGACACAGTATTGAGAGAAAGCAAGACCTCCACCATTTAAAATATAGACCGAAGAAAGCGTTTGCCCTCAGTCTCATACAGTACAAGTATAAGATAATATCAATATCGATCTGTGGAAATTgttaaatagataaaaaaagAATACTAAATTACTTCATGCAAAACCTAAATATATCCCATGAGGCGGGGAATTGGCATTAGAATCAGCATGTAGTTTAGTTTGATGAATTTGTTTCGTTTTGCTGCTTTCTGATAACTAGAATCAAGTATCTGTAGATCCATGCATATTCTGTTTTGAAATGGTAAATTTTGTCAGTCATGTACTCTGGAGTCAAATATCTCTAAATTTTGGCGTAATATCTGCTGACAAACTTCACTTTACTTCTGTTCACGTAATTTTAAACTCAGAAAAACATGAATTCGCATTTAAATCCTATTCTGCTTTTCTTGGAGATCAGAAGCAGAAGATGCAAATAAAAGACTGTAGAGCTAGTaaggagagggaagaagagtcAATAGAAAAGAGCAAGCCGTGTGAAACAAGTTCGCCAAATAAAAAACAGAAAACGACCGAATAAATTACTTCTATCATAACCATGGATCAGATGTTATGTTATTATCACCTTGGAGGTTTCCTTGCTAGGCGACACACGAAATTGAATGATGCGTCCAAGTCacagttgattatatttattggTATGGTTAGTGAGACATTTTAAATAAACAGCTGCAACCAACTCTCATTTGAATACAAGACTCTGAAAGGTCAAAGATCGTGGGCTATAGATCCTGCACCTCTTTACGGTCTTCTTACTTCGCAATTCTATTCGGTCAACTAGTCCTATTTCTGACCCATGAGAAGCTTCTGCTATAactttcatgtttttagctttttgcTGCCAAAATACCACCATCCAGTTGATCAAATTTCCCTGTCCCTTAAAAAGATAAGCGACTCCTATTGGAGGGATTAAAGAGGATCAAGAGTACGACCTTTTCTAAAGAGGTATGTAAGAAATTAAGAGCTGAAATAACTTTCAGATCAACTATGCATATCTTGATAGGCCTGGCGACATGTTTGATGACATTTTGATCATATCTTTCCTTCAAAGAATCTTAGTTTATCAAAATATGCCTTTTTTTAATGTTACAAGATATGTCTTGCGGGGCACGTTTTGTGGTCTTGGTTGGTCGACGGGTTTAGGTGGCCCGAATCATCCACCATTTTATCGAGATTGTGTGAAAgaagctgctgctgctgctgctgctgctgctgctgctttctCTCGAAACATCGGAGAAGTAGCTCAAAGTTTGTTCATTTAGCTTATTATGCTACAGCAATTAGAGCTGGTGATTTGGATTGATCAATAAAAGCCAGATTGTTGTTGAGAGCATGGACATTTCTCACAGGGGTCCTTTTCCAAGGATCCTCATGATAATTTTGTAGAATAGCTGAAAGCGTCGTTTTACCTAGGGATGTTTCAGGTCAAGCATATGACCAGGTCCAAACTGCtgtttgatatggaaggtgTCTCCTGTGTGCGGAGATACACCAAACCATCATGTCGAAATGGAAGGCCTAAAGATGCAAATGGATAGGCTGAGAGGTGCATCAAAGTGCCATCGTTGGGAGGAAAAACAGAACCAAAGTGTCCTTGTCGATGAATAAAAATAACTCAAATTACACATTTAATGTGATATGGGCTGCATTAACTCAAATCTGACATTTAATTAGAAGGCACTAAGGACAAAGTTGGTGAAGTTACCAGGAGTTGCAGGTTGCGTGCCAGTGTCCTGGGTTTAAAGCTAAGCTTTCATCCTCATAAAAGTATGTGAGGCATTGTCTTATTATCTCAAGCAAAAGGGAAAAATGACATGTAACTTAACTTGAATTAACCAACTACATGTAATTTATGGTTGGATTGGAAAAAAATGGAACATGCCTCAATTTCAAGTTAAATGATAGTTAGCTCTACAAGTTAAATGTCGTCAAATGTCATTACTTGCTGTCCAGAGCAGCGTCATTTCGGCTTTTGGTGTGTGAATGAACAGATCAGATGGAAACATTCATGTATTGATCCAATGTCTAGCAAAAGGCTAATAAAATCATGGAAGAAAATGCTAGTGCTTGAAATCTAAACAATACCTAGAGCACAAGCAGGcacgaagaaagaaagagatgaccgttaaaaaattatatcttttttttttttgtgggtgcACACTCCATGAAAGCATCGAGTACTCCAGCACTTGAACCTCTTATTGGATTTGGATTCAAAGTTTATTCCTATAAAAATGTAGGCCAGAATTCAAATTATTGCCACACACAAATTTGCACACGAGGATGCATGACATCAAAACAAATAACAAGCAAGCTAGACTAGAGTACTCGATTTCTGCTTACTGTCATTTGCCAAGTCTCGAGCTTTAGCCATTACTATATAGTGTCTGCTCTTCAAAAGATAATAAAgtcctttctttttgtttctattttGACTTATATATAGCTAACAAATAGctatcttctttgctttcttataGATTTGTTTGGTTACAACTGATACATGCAGTACTGATCTGACAGACTCTTTACTTTCTGTAACTCATCCGCTCTGTAATTACCAATTCTTTTAATAAAGTCTTGGAAGACTTTTGCCTCCCttagtatcaaaaaaaaaacaaaaaaagctaGACTAGACTACCCAGTTGAACAGAGTTTGACAGGAACTAGTGATGTTCTCAATTCCACCCAAAAAACCAGCAGGACAATGTCTTAAAACCATCTGACCTACGCAATTCATTATCAAAACCTGATGAACCTGGTCAAGTCAATAAGTTTGGACTAAACAACTAGGTCAAGAGTCATTACTTAAGATTACATAAACAATAAGCCAAAACTTTTGCGGTTTATACAAGAGCGACCAGGCTACATCTTAAGTTCACTTTCCTAGGATGTGCTAAATCTTGCATAAAAATGTGTTCACAACCAAGTTAAATAATATTATGCCCTTGTTATCGACTACCGATCGAATGATTCAAATGTGGACCAGTGGGTACAGATTTGTATATGAATCATTGTCGTGATCGGTTCTCACAAATCTAGTTCCCACATATCTTTGACTTCACGTAACCATAAGGTatgttttgatttgatgattctatAAGCTCAGTCCACTTATCTCATTTAGCTTGCCGTGCTGCGAACTCTGGAACCTAATTCCCAACAACCGGATAGCGGATGGACCCCTTTTACCCTATATACCATCCGTCGGTGTCCATGGACCGGGTTAGGTCTAAGTCGGAATCCACTATAGGAATTGAATCAACGTGGTCGAAAACAAGTGTGGTGGACCCGAGCacaacccaacccaacccaactACTCAAAAAAGGTAAGGTTCTAGACCAAGCTGAAACTTCGGCAAGAAAGCTCTTCTATGATGCCCAGGGCCGTGCCACAGAGTGCTATACAGCTCTTGATAGCTGCTATCAAAAGTGTTGTGCAGCTCTCGATAACCACCATCTATGCTATCAAACAACACATTCCACATATGACATCCTATTTTGTTAATGATTATCCATCTTCTGATGATGACCAACGAGCAGCCTATGCACTGCAAAGGATCATATTTGAGCCACAATTGAAACATAATGCCTACAACGAGGATCACATTTGAGCCCCCGATTGAAACCTAATGCCTACAGCAACCGAAACTAACTCTACCCCGAAAACATCTTCTTGAAACTAGCAAGGTTTCTGATCAGACCGACCAGTCCATGCTTGAAATATTAATGCTTCGGTCTAACACCAATTTTTCTTGTAGATGCTCCAAAACATCCTCTCCGATTCGAAGTTAAACTGAATGGGCCCAATTCGTCGATGACAGCCCATGAATCTGATGGAGCAGATCAAGCACGCCATTGCATCAGCCCATGTGGATGCGATTCATGCCTGATGGGCGCACCTTCCAGATTGGATCTGTTACACTTCTTTAATCCAAATCCATCCACATTGCTTTGAAAtatcaataataaaaaaaaagctttggCTTCTGGTTTGACTCATTTGGCGATCGCTATCCGTTGATTGAAAACTTTCTTCGCGATCTCTCGTTTCAATAGCCATTCATCTTCTGAAGACACAGTACTAGGATGtccaaaacaagtgttttatataatttatacaTTAGAGACTAACAAGTAAACAAAACATGGCCACAGAAGGCTGGGCAAG
Encoded proteins:
- the LOC103721507 gene encoding WRKY transcription factor WRKY24-like, translated to MDSSTGSLETSANSHLTSTSLSFSSPFPTSFTELLAGVGDDNSVDRPRKPASEGLSDLAGQGRGGIPKFKSIPPPSLPISPPPISPSSYFAIPNGLSPAELLDSPVLLSSYIFPSPTTGTFPSQAFNWRSTSGNPQQGVKEEDRAYSDFSFQPHTKPMISQLASFQPSSAAVSTEEAFKGLQPWSYHEIGNNNSELASQKTNISAVDMAPIRTSSSEIPTLQANSQSNNNGGYQPDYNHSNQAAQTLREQRKSDDGYNWRKYGQKQVKGSENPRSYYKCTYPNCPTKKKVEKNFDGQITEIVYKGTHNHPKPPPNRRNSASSQAIQGCLPSEASDHSFGGRSGTVIDSVMTPDNSSASFGEDDADMSSQRSNPGGVDFDEDEPDAKRWKKEGENEGTSASGNRTVREPRVVVQTTSDIDILDDGYRWRKYGQKVVKGNPNPRSYYKCTTVGCPVRKHVERASNDPRAVITTYEGKHNHDVPAARGSGGHAMNRPLTDTNSSISMAIRPSAIANHANHGTANSLFGGRLHASESQAPFTLEMLQSPPSFFCSGYENSMNSFMNQPQHQQQRHMERMLPKTKEEPREDLFLESLLF